A portion of the Corynebacterium ammoniagenes DSM 20306 genome contains these proteins:
- the cmtR gene encoding Cd(II)/Pb(II)-sensing metalloregulatory transcriptional regulator CmtR, with amino-acid sequence MLTIATRLDVMNRLGRAMSDPSRSRILLALLDGPAYPADLARELELTRSNVSNHLTCLRDCGIVVAEPQGRKTRYEIVDAHLVQALNSLLDTTLAADENAPCIDSACDVPGCATGEGDRKW; translated from the coding sequence ATGCTGACTATTGCTACACGCTTGGACGTGATGAACCGATTGGGCCGGGCGATGTCCGATCCCTCCCGATCCCGTATTCTCCTGGCCCTGCTGGACGGCCCGGCCTACCCGGCCGATCTCGCACGGGAGCTGGAACTGACGCGGTCAAATGTGTCGAACCACCTCACTTGCCTACGGGACTGCGGAATTGTGGTCGCCGAACCGCAGGGACGGAAGACCCGCTACGAGATCGTCGACGCCCATCTTGTCCAGGCGTTGAACTCACTGCTGGATACCACTCTGGCTGCCGACGAGAATGCCCCGTGTATTGACTCGGCATGTGACGTGCCCGGGTGCGCCACCGGAGAGGGGGACAGGAAGTGGTAA
- a CDS encoding heavy metal-responsive transcriptional regulator yields MRIGELAERAGTTAKTLRFYEEQGLLPPTERTPSGYRDYAPETVARIDFVHRGQAAGLTLAQIRQILDIRDGGQAPCEHVRDLLDVRLAEIEQQIAQLSVLRDTIADLRQDAAHPDPETCSTDQVCRYL; encoded by the coding sequence ATGCGGATCGGAGAACTCGCCGAGAGGGCGGGCACTACCGCGAAGACCCTTCGCTTCTACGAGGAACAGGGCCTTCTGCCCCCGACCGAGCGCACGCCGTCCGGATACCGCGACTACGCGCCCGAGACAGTCGCTCGGATCGACTTCGTCCACCGCGGCCAGGCCGCGGGCCTCACCCTCGCCCAGATCCGCCAGATCCTCGACATCCGCGACGGCGGCCAGGCGCCCTGCGAGCACGTGCGCGACCTGCTTGACGTGCGCCTCGCTGAGATCGAGCAGCAGATCGCGCAGCTCTCCGTGCTGCGCGACACTATCGCGGACCTCAGACAGGACGCCGCGCACCCGGACCCTGAAACGTGCAGCACCGATCAAGTGTGTAGGTACTTGTAA
- the merA gene encoding mercury(II) reductase, with amino-acid sequence MPTKYDLAIIGSGGGAFAAAIRASTLGKSVVMIERGTLGGTCVNTGCVPSKALIAAAGARHVAVDAATRFPGIASTADPVDMPALIAGKQALVESLRGEKYADVADSYGWQVLRGDASFVGTPDAPVLDVAGADRSVETIEAHHYLVATGSRPWAPPIDGLEETGYLTSTTAMELTEVPESLLVLGGGYVALEQAQLFARLGSQVTLLVRSRLASKEEPEVSKALQEVFADEGIRVVSRAVPTRASRGTGGEAVVTAAVSGGSQEFRADQVLVALGRRPVTDGLNLDAVGVKTGDSGEVVVSDRLQSSNPRIWAAGDVTGHPEFVYVAAHHGTLVAENAFADADRSVDYARLPRVTFTGPAIGAVGMTEKDVLAAGIRCDCRVLPLHHVPRALVNRDTRGFIKIVVNAETNEILGLTAVAKDAGELAAAGVHVLGRTVAEIADAWAPYLTMAEGIRIAAKAFTTDPSLLSCCA; translated from the coding sequence ATGCCTACGAAGTACGATCTCGCCATCATCGGATCGGGAGGCGGCGCGTTCGCCGCTGCGATCCGCGCCAGCACGCTCGGAAAGTCGGTGGTGATGATCGAGCGCGGGACGCTCGGCGGCACCTGCGTGAACACGGGCTGCGTCCCGTCGAAGGCGCTCATCGCCGCGGCCGGCGCGCGGCACGTCGCCGTCGACGCCGCAACCCGGTTCCCCGGGATCGCGTCGACGGCGGATCCCGTCGACATGCCCGCGCTGATCGCTGGGAAGCAAGCGTTGGTGGAGTCGCTGCGCGGCGAGAAGTACGCCGACGTCGCCGACTCCTACGGCTGGCAGGTCCTCCGCGGCGACGCCTCGTTCGTGGGCACCCCTGATGCGCCGGTTCTCGATGTTGCCGGAGCCGACAGAAGCGTCGAGACCATCGAGGCCCACCACTACCTGGTCGCGACTGGTTCTCGCCCGTGGGCACCGCCGATCGACGGCCTGGAGGAGACCGGATACCTGACCTCGACCACGGCGATGGAGCTGACGGAGGTCCCCGAGTCGCTGCTGGTGCTCGGCGGCGGCTACGTCGCCCTGGAGCAGGCGCAGCTGTTCGCCCGCCTCGGCTCGCAGGTCACGCTGCTCGTGCGGTCCCGGCTCGCCTCGAAGGAGGAGCCGGAGGTGTCGAAGGCGCTCCAGGAGGTGTTCGCCGACGAGGGCATCCGCGTCGTCAGCCGCGCAGTGCCCACCCGGGCCTCCCGCGGCACGGGAGGCGAGGCCGTCGTGACCGCCGCCGTGTCCGGCGGCTCGCAGGAGTTCCGCGCCGACCAGGTCCTGGTCGCCCTCGGACGCCGTCCCGTCACCGATGGCCTGAACCTCGATGCGGTCGGGGTGAAGACCGGAGACTCCGGCGAGGTGGTCGTCTCCGACCGGCTGCAGTCCTCGAACCCGCGGATCTGGGCCGCGGGCGACGTGACCGGGCACCCCGAGTTCGTCTACGTCGCCGCCCACCACGGCACCCTCGTCGCCGAGAACGCGTTCGCCGACGCCGACCGGTCCGTCGACTACGCCCGCCTGCCGCGGGTGACGTTCACCGGGCCCGCGATCGGCGCGGTCGGGATGACCGAGAAGGACGTCCTCGCCGCGGGGATCCGCTGCGACTGCCGCGTCCTGCCCCTGCACCACGTGCCCCGCGCCTTGGTGAACCGCGACACCCGCGGGTTCATCAAGATCGTCGTGAACGCCGAGACGAACGAGATCCTCGGCCTGACCGCCGTCGCCAAGGACGCCGGGGAGCTCGCCGCCGCAGGCGTCCACGTGCTCGGCAGGACCGTCGCCGAGATCGCCGACGCCTGGGCCCCCTACCTGACCATGGCCGAGGGCATCCGGATCGCCGCGAAGGCCTTCACCACCGACCCGTCGCTGCTGTCGTGCTGCGCATGA
- a CDS encoding SHOCT domain-containing protein: MHWDGDHMGGWGMGMGWLVLALLVLGIVVLIMIMVGIFRGRIGRGPGGDDRAQGPERNRARDMLDERYARGEIDATEYDEKRRRLENRKDKD; the protein is encoded by the coding sequence ATGCACTGGGATGGAGACCACATGGGGGGCTGGGGCATGGGAATGGGCTGGTTGGTCCTGGCCCTACTCGTGCTCGGTATCGTGGTCTTGATCATGATCATGGTCGGCATTTTCCGCGGCCGAATAGGACGAGGCCCAGGAGGCGATGACAGGGCTCAGGGACCGGAGCGCAATCGGGCACGAGACATGCTCGATGAGCGCTATGCCCGAGGGGAGATCGACGCCACTGAGTACGACGAGAAACGGCGGCGTCTTGAGAACCGTAAGGATAAAGATTAG
- a CDS encoding heavy metal translocating P-type ATPase — protein sequence MSTPDHGHDPGQPHAPNGSPTTLTPTAPTTPTGDHAHGSARWELGFSIAAGVTYAGGMIAQFALGLPMVGWPLAFFLATYFFGGFFTIRTAISSTLRGKFEVDFLMLVAAVGAALIGRWAEGAVLLFLFSLGHALEEYALSRASKSIEALAELAPRHALVRRGDTEPVEVPVEELVVGDIVVIRPNSRIPSDGFVISGMSAVDQSAVTGESIPVEKEPVADPQRTMHTIDTLPAANRVFAGTVNGSGVLEIEVTATAADSTLSKVVELVRTADQAVSPTQQFIDRFQRWYVPAVILGVIATLLVSMFVFAQPFSDAFYLAMTVLVAASPCALAIATPAAVLAGVARAARAGVLVKGGAPLETLGRVKAIAFDKTGTLTWGAPRVTSLASANDTSEAELIPTLVAVESLSDHPLAAAIVRDLAPRVPETERLVATDLSALTGRGITATIDGERVEVGNLRMFDEQQLKLPPSLAEAYTKARDSGQTLMVVRRGDRFLGVVGVMDASRNESAQVLSMLRDTGVGHLVMISGDNQRVADAVGREVGVDTAIGELLPEDKVTHITGLAKTYHPIAMVGDGVNDAPAMARADVGIAMGAAGSTVALETCDIALMSDDLGRVPFAVRLSRATGQIIRQNLIASLAVVVVLIIATFLGLNIGAVVLIHEGSTLIVVANALRLLNFQKGKEHAGIDHEDKPTH from the coding sequence ATGAGCACGCCCGACCACGGCCATGACCCCGGCCAGCCCCATGCCCCGAACGGATCCCCCACAACCCTGACACCGACAGCGCCGACCACCCCTACCGGCGATCATGCCCACGGCTCCGCACGCTGGGAGTTGGGGTTCTCGATCGCCGCCGGCGTCACTTACGCCGGTGGGATGATTGCGCAGTTCGCCTTGGGGCTGCCGATGGTCGGATGGCCGTTGGCGTTCTTTCTCGCCACCTACTTCTTCGGCGGGTTCTTCACCATCCGCACCGCGATCTCCTCCACGCTGCGGGGGAAGTTCGAGGTTGACTTCCTCATGCTTGTCGCCGCGGTCGGCGCTGCCCTCATCGGCCGGTGGGCGGAGGGAGCGGTGCTGCTGTTCTTGTTCAGCCTCGGCCACGCCCTCGAGGAGTACGCCCTCAGCCGCGCCAGCAAGTCCATTGAGGCCCTCGCCGAACTCGCCCCCCGCCACGCCCTGGTGCGCCGCGGTGATACCGAACCCGTGGAAGTGCCCGTGGAGGAACTCGTGGTCGGAGACATCGTGGTCATCCGCCCGAATTCCCGCATCCCCTCGGACGGGTTCGTTATCTCCGGGATGTCCGCCGTTGATCAATCAGCGGTCACGGGCGAGTCGATCCCCGTGGAGAAGGAACCGGTGGCCGACCCACAGCGGACGATGCACACGATTGACACCCTCCCCGCCGCCAATCGAGTGTTCGCCGGCACCGTGAACGGGTCCGGCGTGCTCGAGATCGAGGTCACCGCGACCGCCGCCGACTCAACGCTGAGCAAAGTCGTCGAGCTCGTTCGCACCGCCGACCAGGCCGTGTCCCCGACCCAGCAGTTCATAGACCGGTTCCAGCGCTGGTACGTGCCCGCCGTGATCCTCGGGGTCATCGCCACCTTGTTGGTGTCGATGTTCGTGTTCGCACAACCGTTCTCCGACGCTTTCTACCTCGCCATGACCGTGCTCGTCGCCGCGAGTCCATGTGCTCTCGCGATCGCCACCCCAGCCGCGGTCCTGGCGGGTGTGGCTCGCGCTGCCCGGGCCGGCGTGCTCGTCAAGGGCGGTGCCCCGCTCGAGACACTGGGCCGAGTAAAGGCGATAGCGTTCGACAAGACCGGCACCCTCACGTGGGGCGCGCCCCGAGTGACCTCACTGGCCTCCGCCAACGATACGTCCGAAGCGGAACTGATCCCCACACTTGTGGCTGTCGAATCGCTCAGCGATCACCCCCTCGCTGCCGCGATCGTCCGCGACCTTGCCCCCCGCGTCCCGGAGACCGAGCGGTTGGTGGCCACCGATCTCTCTGCCCTCACTGGACGCGGCATCACTGCGACGATCGACGGAGAACGGGTGGAAGTGGGCAACCTCCGCATGTTCGATGAGCAGCAGCTTAAGCTGCCTCCTTCGCTGGCCGAGGCCTACACGAAGGCCCGCGACTCGGGGCAGACGTTGATGGTGGTCCGTCGTGGTGACCGCTTCCTTGGGGTCGTCGGAGTGATGGATGCCTCCCGCAACGAATCTGCCCAGGTGCTCAGCATGCTCCGGGACACAGGGGTGGGCCATCTGGTCATGATCTCCGGCGACAACCAGCGGGTGGCCGACGCGGTCGGCCGGGAAGTCGGCGTCGACACGGCGATCGGAGAGCTGCTCCCCGAGGATAAGGTCACCCACATCACGGGCCTGGCCAAGACATACCATCCGATCGCGATGGTCGGCGACGGTGTCAACGATGCCCCCGCCATGGCCCGCGCCGACGTCGGCATTGCGATGGGTGCCGCTGGGTCGACGGTCGCGCTGGAGACCTGTGACATCGCGTTGATGAGTGACGACCTCGGACGCGTCCCGTTCGCTGTCCGGCTGAGCCGGGCGACTGGCCAGATCATCCGGCAAAACCTCATCGCCAGCCTCGCAGTCGTCGTTGTCCTCATCATCGCGACCTTCCTCGGGTTGAATATCGGCGCCGTCGTGCTTATCCACGAGGGATCCACTCTCATCGTCGTCGCAAACGCGCTGCGCCTGCTCAACTTCCAGAAGGGCAAGGAACACGCTGGCATCGACCACGAAGATAAGCCCACGCACTGA
- a CDS encoding heavy metal translocating P-type ATPase: MTSACGCEPSAPMTEEDEHTPWWRDRAILLPVASGMFLLIGLILEWFIPGAGLVATVLFWASLLLGASQFVPGALTGLVTRGKLGIGLLMTISAIGAVLLGFIEEAAALAFLYSIAEALEDKAMDKARSGLRALLALIPSAATIIAAHGATRTVQVEDLIPGDVLRLAAGERLATDGVVQSGRSSLDTSAITGESIPVEVGPGDAVLAGSINTTGALEVEATAAGTDNSLTTVVELVEQAQNDKGQRARIADRLARPLVPGVLILAVLVAVIGSLFGDPGVWIERALVVLVAASPCALAISVPVTVVSAIGAASKFGVVIKSGAAFERLGGIRHLALDKTGTLTRNQPTVAQVLTTENASQADVLGWAAALEAHSTHPLASAITAATPQAPAAQQVDEAAGQGMTGVVDGVRIAVGSPRWLFPGPLATQIEDLENKGMTVVIVHRDDQPVGAVGVRDELRPETPQVIASLAAEGFGITMLTGDNTRTATALAHEAGIADVRAELRPEDKARAVADLHERGPVAMIGDGINDAPALASADIGIAMGAKGSDAAIESADVAFTGDDLRLIPRALHHARRGRAIINQNIVLSLAIIIVLLPLAITGVLGLAAVVLVHEVAEVIVITNGLRAARTKHPDLNPVATATVPTDEDAHGKTRVY; the protein is encoded by the coding sequence ATGACGTCTGCCTGTGGTTGTGAACCGTCCGCACCGATGACCGAAGAAGATGAGCACACCCCGTGGTGGCGTGACCGCGCCATCCTCCTCCCGGTGGCTTCCGGAATGTTCCTGCTCATCGGCCTGATCCTCGAGTGGTTTATCCCCGGGGCCGGGCTGGTGGCCACCGTATTGTTCTGGGCCTCCCTGCTGCTGGGTGCCTCCCAGTTCGTCCCCGGAGCCCTCACGGGACTGGTCACCCGGGGCAAGCTGGGCATCGGGCTGTTGATGACGATCAGCGCCATCGGTGCCGTCCTGTTGGGCTTCATCGAGGAGGCCGCCGCCCTGGCCTTCCTCTACTCCATCGCCGAGGCGCTGGAGGATAAGGCGATGGACAAGGCCCGCTCGGGCCTGCGTGCCCTGCTGGCCCTGATCCCCTCGGCCGCGACGATCATCGCCGCCCATGGGGCGACCCGCACCGTACAGGTCGAAGACCTCATCCCGGGTGACGTGTTGCGCTTGGCCGCGGGGGAACGCCTGGCCACCGACGGGGTGGTCCAGTCTGGGCGCAGCAGCCTGGACACTTCGGCGATCACCGGCGAATCTATCCCCGTCGAGGTCGGGCCCGGCGATGCGGTGCTGGCCGGGTCGATCAACACCACCGGGGCACTGGAGGTTGAGGCCACCGCCGCCGGCACGGATAACTCCCTGACCACCGTCGTCGAGCTGGTGGAGCAGGCCCAAAACGATAAGGGCCAACGCGCGCGTATCGCCGACCGGTTGGCCCGCCCCTTGGTGCCCGGTGTCCTCATCCTCGCCGTCCTGGTCGCCGTGATCGGGTCCCTGTTCGGGGATCCAGGTGTGTGGATCGAACGTGCCTTGGTTGTCCTGGTCGCCGCGTCGCCGTGTGCGTTGGCGATCTCGGTGCCGGTCACGGTGGTCTCCGCCATCGGGGCGGCCAGTAAGTTCGGCGTGGTCATCAAGTCCGGCGCCGCCTTTGAGCGCCTCGGTGGCATCCGGCATCTGGCACTCGATAAGACCGGTACCTTGACCCGTAACCAGCCCACCGTCGCCCAGGTGCTCACCACCGAGAACGCCAGCCAGGCCGATGTCCTGGGCTGGGCGGCAGCACTGGAGGCCCACTCCACCCACCCTCTGGCATCGGCGATCACCGCCGCCACACCGCAGGCCCCGGCCGCCCAGCAGGTCGACGAGGCCGCCGGCCAAGGGATGACCGGGGTGGTCGACGGGGTGCGCATTGCGGTGGGCAGCCCCCGCTGGCTTTTCCCTGGCCCCCTGGCCACCCAGATCGAGGACCTGGAGAACAAGGGCATGACCGTGGTCATCGTCCACCGCGACGACCAGCCCGTGGGTGCAGTCGGGGTGCGCGATGAACTCCGCCCGGAAACACCTCAGGTCATCGCGTCGCTTGCGGCCGAGGGTTTTGGGATCACCATGCTCACCGGTGATAACACGCGTACCGCCACCGCCCTGGCTCATGAGGCCGGCATCGCGGACGTTCGAGCCGAGCTGCGCCCGGAGGACAAGGCCCGGGCCGTGGCTGACCTGCATGAGCGGGGTCCGGTGGCGATGATCGGCGACGGCATCAACGACGCCCCCGCCCTGGCCTCGGCAGACATCGGCATCGCCATGGGTGCTAAGGGTTCGGATGCCGCGATCGAGTCCGCGGACGTGGCGTTTACCGGCGATGACCTGCGCCTGATCCCCCGCGCCTTGCACCATGCCCGCCGGGGACGGGCCATCATCAACCAGAACATCGTCCTGTCCCTGGCGATCATCATCGTTTTGCTCCCGCTGGCGATCACCGGCGTGCTGGGACTGGCGGCGGTGGTCCTGGTCCACGAGGTGGCCGAGGTCATCGTCATCACCAACGGCCTACGGGCCGCCCGCACCAAGCATCCTGACCTCAACCCGGTGGCGACGGCCACGGTTCCAACGGATGAGGATGCGCACGGAAAGACCCGGGTCTACTAG
- the cmtR gene encoding Cd(II)/Pb(II)-sensing metalloregulatory transcriptional regulator CmtR, with translation MLTIASRLDVMNRLGRAMADPTRSRILLSLLEAPGYPAQLARELGLTRSNVSNHLTCLRDCGIVVAEPEGRRTRYDIADAHLARALNALVETTLAVDEDAACLDPQCPVAGCCDTDGGQQS, from the coding sequence ATGCTGACTATTGCTTCTCGTCTTGATGTGATGAACCGGCTGGGACGTGCCATGGCCGATCCCACCCGGTCCCGGATCCTGTTATCCCTGCTGGAGGCGCCCGGGTATCCGGCGCAGCTGGCCCGGGAACTAGGGTTGACGCGCTCAAACGTCTCCAATCACCTGACGTGCCTGCGGGACTGCGGGATCGTGGTCGCCGAGCCAGAGGGGCGGCGCACCCGCTATGACATTGCTGATGCCCACCTGGCGCGTGCCCTTAACGCCCTGGTGGAGACCACCCTCGCCGTCGATGAGGACGCCGCCTGCCTGGACCCGCAGTGCCCGGTCGCCGGTTGCTGCGATACGGACGGAGGCCAGCAGTCATGA
- a CDS encoding copper resistance CopC family protein, whose product MIISPTLPRRVLATVVAVGALTVVATPVALAHDSVIGGNPADGDVVEEFPRSIELEFSGLPQEGFSTVAITDQNSGDLLFSGEPTIDGLLVTLDLPADVSGGPGDYTIGFQILSSDGHATRSATTFTVVGDAQTTATTTGTDAKPVEETTAAENTAEGATSVVSNPIVLTLAGLALFGVIAGAIVLVVRSRDRR is encoded by the coding sequence GTGATCATCTCCCCCACGCTCCCTCGTCGTGTGCTGGCTACTGTTGTGGCGGTCGGGGCCCTGACCGTCGTAGCCACCCCGGTTGCCCTCGCGCATGACTCCGTGATCGGCGGCAATCCCGCGGACGGTGACGTGGTCGAAGAATTTCCGCGCAGCATCGAGCTGGAGTTCTCCGGGCTTCCCCAGGAAGGTTTCAGCACCGTAGCCATCACCGACCAGAACTCCGGTGATCTCCTGTTCAGTGGTGAGCCGACCATCGACGGCCTACTGGTGACCCTTGATCTACCTGCGGATGTCAGCGGCGGGCCAGGTGACTACACCATCGGCTTCCAGATCCTCTCCTCCGACGGCCACGCCACCCGCAGCGCGACCACCTTCACCGTCGTCGGTGACGCCCAAACGACCGCCACCACCACGGGCACCGACGCCAAGCCTGTGGAGGAGACCACAGCCGCCGAGAACACCGCCGAGGGGGCCACCTCCGTAGTCAGTAATCCGATAGTCCTGACCCTCGCGGGGTTGGCCCTCTTCGGCGTCATCGCCGGGGCCATCGTGCTGGTTGTCCGGAGCCGTGACAGGCGTTAG
- a CDS encoding bifunctional copper resistance protein CopD/cytochrome c oxidase assembly protein — MRVEAAWTAKWTQMTHPVNNTPTATDTTAGTTPAIGRRPQERVRPTWPLYLLFFAVAGAVGGTVAYSFLGESLAALGIPNPGIATTFGLPFFRAVGWMLAALSAGSFLFAAFLISPRLPGGDHDRLHQASLSVDGHLASRTGAVAAICFGLIALLMIPLVLSDVSGTPLAQTLGLETLTVAVEQVAMARVWLIVALIALVTGGTGLMSRAWITQPLLLLGSILMIIPLGLTGHSSSGGNHDHGTNSYLWHLVFLVLWVGGLMALLAHGRRLGPDLDIALRRYSTIALVSIIVMAVSGLVNAAIRIELTDLLTTRYGLIIVAKTIGVIILGVFGWIHRAWVIPQVQANPADRRLFRQVAIVEVLVMAAVTGIAITMGRTPPPSPRIPNLSQMATKLGYELSEKPTILNVWGMWRFDLLFGALALLLAVGYLSAVWRTRQTGHTWSSTPTAWWLAGCVTLLVTMSSGIGLNMPAVFSVHMVGHIILSLVIPIFLVMGAPLTLLMTAFAPGAPGRPNIHDWVRAFTRSRLVGVITHPVVNTLQFLVFFYVMYLFIPLYELLISKYAGQLIMNTVLLVSGCFYVWGMLGPDLIPRRRPAAVRLGWLVASLPVHLLVGVYLLRLDTILGEEFYRSLLLPWELDLLADQRAAVLAWATGVVPLAFVTFALLRQVRGSGENARVSGE, encoded by the coding sequence ATGAGAGTGGAGGCGGCATGGACGGCGAAATGGACACAGATGACCCACCCGGTAAATAACACCCCCACTGCCACGGATACGACCGCAGGGACGACCCCCGCCATCGGGCGCCGGCCTCAGGAGCGGGTACGCCCCACGTGGCCGTTGTACCTGCTCTTTTTCGCCGTCGCAGGTGCCGTCGGCGGGACGGTTGCCTACAGCTTCCTCGGCGAATCCCTCGCGGCCCTGGGGATCCCCAACCCGGGCATCGCGACCACCTTCGGGTTGCCGTTTTTCCGTGCGGTCGGTTGGATGCTCGCTGCCCTGTCGGCCGGTTCTTTCTTGTTCGCTGCTTTCCTCATCTCCCCACGGTTGCCCGGCGGTGATCACGACCGCCTGCACCAGGCCTCGTTGAGTGTGGACGGGCACCTGGCCTCGCGTACCGGTGCGGTCGCGGCCATCTGCTTCGGACTGATCGCGTTGTTGATGATCCCGCTGGTGCTCTCAGATGTCTCCGGCACCCCCCTGGCCCAGACACTCGGCCTGGAGACCCTGACGGTGGCCGTCGAGCAGGTGGCCATGGCCCGGGTGTGGCTGATCGTCGCGCTTATTGCCCTGGTCACCGGTGGTACGGGCCTGATGAGCCGGGCGTGGATCACCCAACCACTGTTGCTCCTCGGGTCAATCCTCATGATCATCCCCCTGGGCCTGACAGGGCACTCCTCCTCGGGCGGCAACCACGACCACGGCACCAACTCCTACCTGTGGCACCTGGTCTTCTTAGTCCTGTGGGTCGGCGGACTCATGGCCCTGCTCGCCCACGGGCGTCGCCTGGGACCTGACCTGGATATTGCGCTGCGCCGCTACTCGACAATCGCCCTGGTCTCCATCATCGTCATGGCCGTGTCCGGGTTAGTCAACGCCGCCATCCGCATCGAGCTGACGGATCTGTTGACCACCCGGTACGGGTTAATCATCGTGGCCAAGACCATCGGCGTGATCATCCTCGGTGTCTTCGGGTGGATCCACCGGGCGTGGGTCATTCCGCAGGTGCAGGCCAACCCCGCTGATCGCCGCCTGTTCCGCCAGGTCGCCATCGTCGAGGTGCTTGTCATGGCGGCGGTCACCGGTATCGCCATCACCATGGGGCGCACCCCGCCGCCCTCACCGCGCATCCCGAACCTCTCGCAGATGGCCACCAAGCTCGGCTACGAGCTGTCCGAGAAGCCCACCATCCTCAACGTGTGGGGCATGTGGCGCTTTGACCTGCTGTTTGGTGCCCTCGCCCTGCTTCTGGCCGTCGGCTATCTCTCCGCTGTGTGGCGCACCCGCCAGACAGGTCACACCTGGTCAAGCACCCCCACCGCCTGGTGGTTGGCCGGATGTGTGACCCTGCTGGTGACGATGAGTTCCGGGATCGGGCTGAATATGCCCGCGGTCTTCTCGGTGCACATGGTCGGTCACATCATCTTGTCGCTGGTCATCCCCATCTTCCTGGTGATGGGTGCCCCGCTGACCCTGCTGATGACCGCCTTCGCCCCGGGGGCCCCGGGTAGGCCGAATATCCACGACTGGGTGCGCGCCTTCACCCGCAGCCGGTTGGTGGGGGTGATCACCCATCCGGTGGTCAACACCCTGCAGTTCCTGGTGTTCTTCTACGTCATGTACCTGTTCATCCCGCTCTATGAGCTGCTGATCTCCAAGTACGCGGGGCAGCTGATCATGAACACCGTGCTCCTGGTCTCCGGGTGCTTCTACGTCTGGGGGATGCTCGGCCCCGACCTGATCCCGCGCCGTCGCCCGGCCGCCGTCCGCCTGGGGTGGCTGGTCGCCTCCCTGCCCGTCCACCTGCTTGTCGGGGTCTATCTCCTGCGCCTGGACACGATCCTGGGCGAGGAGTTCTACCGCTCCCTGCTTTTGCCCTGGGAGCTCGATCTGCTCGCTGACCAACGCGCCGCCGTCCTGGCCTGGGCCACAGGTGTGGTTCCGCTGGCCTTTGTCACCTTTGCGCTCCTCCGGCAGGTGCGGGGGAGCGGCGAAAACGCCCGGGTTTCCGGGGAGTAG
- a CDS encoding M23 family metallopeptidase, producing MRLKAQRPAGGKHRKIPTPQTKSRVALVAVATGAVSSAGLSGAAAATLQTQAEAPISPQDIVGGVQLATNNTALPPDTTETAPQILTISEYKPVTNINEQLDKAVEYAAERTEAARAEAARLEAERIEAERLANASSVVKPTEGTFTSGFGMRWGSLHAGLDIANVVGTPILAAMGGTVIDSGPASGFGQWIRIQHDDGSIAVYGHMETLDVSVGEQVTAGQKIAGMGNQGFSTGSHLHFELYPTGSGAVDPAPWFAQHGITF from the coding sequence ATGCGACTGAAGGCTCAGCGACCAGCCGGAGGAAAACACCGCAAGATCCCCACCCCGCAAACCAAGAGCCGCGTAGCCCTGGTGGCCGTGGCCACGGGCGCGGTCTCGTCTGCGGGTCTCAGTGGTGCCGCCGCCGCCACGCTGCAGACCCAGGCTGAGGCCCCGATCTCCCCGCAGGACATTGTCGGTGGCGTGCAGTTGGCCACCAATAACACCGCGCTGCCCCCGGACACGACGGAGACGGCCCCGCAGATCCTGACGATCTCGGAGTATAAGCCGGTAACCAATATCAACGAGCAGTTGGACAAGGCGGTTGAGTACGCCGCCGAGCGCACCGAGGCCGCCCGCGCTGAGGCTGCACGTCTGGAAGCAGAACGGATTGAGGCAGAACGCCTGGCCAACGCCTCATCCGTGGTCAAACCCACTGAAGGCACCTTCACCTCCGGTTTCGGTATGCGCTGGGGCAGCCTCCACGCAGGACTAGACATCGCCAACGTCGTGGGCACCCCAATTCTTGCGGCCATGGGCGGCACCGTCATCGACTCCGGCCCGGCTTCCGGTTTCGGCCAGTGGATCCGCATCCAGCACGATGACGGCTCCATTGCCGTCTACGGCCACATGGAAACCCTCGATGTCAGCGTGGGTGAGCAGGTCACCGCCGGCCAGAAGATCGCCGGCATGGGTAACCAAGGTTTCTCCACCGGTTCCCACCTGCATTTTGAGCTCTACCCGACCGGCAGCGGCGCCGTCGACCCCGCCCCCTGGTTCGCCCAGCACGGCATCACCTTCTAA